A section of the Hevea brasiliensis isolate MT/VB/25A 57/8 chromosome 17, ASM3005281v1, whole genome shotgun sequence genome encodes:
- the LOC131175524 gene encoding mitogen-activated protein kinase kinase 9-like gives MAVVRERRQLNLRLPIPESSERRPRFPLPLPPSVTTSTNNTTTAASAMISCNDLEKLQVLGHGNGGTVYKVRHKRTSQVYALKVVHGDTDDSLVRRQVIREMEILRRTDSPYIVHCHGIYEKPSGDIGILMEYMDLGTLDTLLQKQGTFSEAKLAHVARQVLNGLNYLHSHKIIHRDIKPSNLLVKNGMEVKIADFGVSKIMHRTLDACNSYVGTCAYMSPERFDPDTYGGNYNGYAADIWSLGLTLLELYLGHFPYLKPGQRPDWATLMCAICFGDPPNLPEDASEEFRSFLECCLQKESSKRRTAAQLLSHPFVCKDPRSDK, from the coding sequence ATGGCCGTCGTCCGTGAACGCCGCCAGCTCAACCTCCGCCTCCCTATTCCTGAATCCTCCGAGCGCCGTCCTCGCTTCCCCTTGCCACTTCCTCCCAGTGTCACCACTTCTACCAACAACACCACGACAGCTGCCTCCGCTATGATTTCTTGTAACGATCTCGAAAAGCTCCAAGTTTTAGGCCATGGAAATGGTGGTACAGTCTATAAAGTACGTCATAAGAGGACTTCCCAAGTTTATGCCCTTAAAGTTGTCCATGGCGACACCGATGACTCCCTCGTCCGCCGCCAAGTCATCCGAGAAATGGAAATCCTACGCCGAACAGATTCTCCTTATATCGTTCACTGCCATGGAATCTATGAGAAACCCTCTGGTGATATAGGGATTTTAATGGAGTATATGGATTTAGGCACTCTTGATACGCTTCTGCAAAAGCAAGGTACTTTCTCAGAGGCTAAACTTGCTCATGTGGCTCGTCAGGTTCTTAATGGGCTAAACTACTTACACAGCCATAAAATCATCCATCGGGACATTAAACCTTCAAATTTATTGGTGAAAAATGGGATGGAAGTGAAGATTGCTGATTTTGGTGTAAGCAAAATCATGCACAGAACTCTAGATGCTTGTAATTCCTATGTGGGTACTTGTGCTTATATGAGCCCTGAACGCTTCGACCCTGATACTTACGGAGGAAACTACAATGGATATGCTGCTGACATTTGGAGCTTGGGTCTTACCTTGTTGGAGCTCTATTTGGGTCATTTCCCATATTTGAAACCAGGTCAGAGACCTGATTGGGCCACTCTGATGTGCGCTATCTGCTTCGGTGACCCACCAAACTTGCCGGAGGATGCGTCGGAGGAGTTTCGGAGCTTTCTAGAGTGTTGCTTGCAGAAAGAATCTAGCAAGAGGAGGACGGCAGCACAGTTACTGTCACACCCATTTGTTTGTAAAGATCCGAGATCCGACAAGTGA